A region of the Primulina eburnea isolate SZY01 chromosome 7, ASM2296580v1, whole genome shotgun sequence genome:
TCGGTGATGAACAGGTGATGTTCACCAACAGGAAGGATAGGGCTGAACTACTTGAAGGTCTGTTGGTCAGCAACAAAGATGCCAACATCCCGAATTTCCCCCAGGTATTCTATTCTTTCGCCGCTACTGCGCGCTTTAATCATCCATATCAATCCTCCCACCAGAAAAAGGATctaaaaaacaagaaaaacaaatttgagaccacttaattaatatatataatcttgCAGAGAATACATCTTCTGTGGGGCGAGAATGATCAGATTTTCAAGCTGGAACTTGCTCAGAACATGAAACAGTAAGCTAATTAATTTCTATCTATTATAATTAGTCTAACAACTCAGCTCGAAATCGATGTATAACCAAATATAATTGGTATTTGCATACGTACAGGCAGCTAGGAGACAAGGCTACATTTCAAGGCATAAAGAAAGCTGGTCACCTGGTTCACCTCGAAAGGCCATGTGTCTACAATAGATGTCTCAACCAGTTCCTTGCTTCATTGTATCTCAATAAATGAACCACGTCGTAATATTAGATCGTCGGACTGTCGAGACTCGGAGTACTCTTTATTTACGAGTTGTAtctttgttttgttttatgtaTTCCACTATGGATCATAGCCCAACAATTTGATGAATTTAATGTTTATTCGTGAAagacaaatttataattttgtcctaaatatatatatttatggttTTAGTCTATTATCATGTCGTGAGATCGCTTTGTACTTGATCTTTATTACGTAAACGCCCAATTATTATTcttgaaaaaataaatcaaatctaTATGTAGAATGGGATTTAATTAAAAGGTTAAATCAATCTATAGTCACCACTTGAAATAATCGTGTCATGCATGGAGATGTATGGTATCCCACTTGCCGACTAATTCAATCATTGGGCTTTAACAGCAATTTTATTCAATCAATCAGCAAAAGTTGCAGGCAAGATATATTAtcgaataaataaaataataatttatgaaCTGAGCTCTAATTACCTTTTGTTTTTAGATACTTTCTTGCAtcgtagttttttttttattttttatttatatatgtaaatTATTCGACAAATGATTGATTTTATaagaatttataaaaaaaatgatgttaATGTTAATTTATCCGATCCCTGCATTaattcgaattttttttatatattggaTGAGCTCCAAATAGGTGAAAATGCATTATCTATTGTCTATTTGGGCatactatttttaaaatttacacTTGCCTTTTTTTAGCTTAAACTTTTATTATCGCCACTTTCTATTTTAGTTTTATTTGGGACTAATTTGTACGTATTTAAGACATATAATTTTTGCTATGGATAAATTTATGTAAAATCTAATTATGTTGAAAAATATGTAATGGATGTgtaaatcatattcaaaattagATATAGTTGTTATATTTTactataaatttaaatatagcTATTTAATTGCTCTAATAATGACTACATATTAgcgaataaaaaattaatttcttaTGATAAAAACTGAGTGAAATTTAAATTGATTGAATggaaaaaaatatgaaatatcTAGTAAGTAACGTTCTAATTTCATTTTTCAACACATTgatctttattatttaaataatatatcaaTTTTTTAAGTGTATATAATATAGTTAGACATATACATAAATTAAATCTGAAAAATTATACCatatattatgaaaataatataaataatattacaagTGTCGACAAATGCTTCGTCATCCTATTCCATCTTCCACACTAAATCATCATTCATTTACCCTTGACTCAAGTAACTTAGAGCAGCACGCACGCTTAACCCcacaaaaatgaaaaaaaaatccaacATTGGATCTGAAAAtgaaaacaatatcaaatccatATGTTATGTATAGTTATTTAATCATTCGTCAACAATGATCtcttgagaaatttttattCGTCAAGCTCTTGATGTTACGACGCTTGATTTGCTTTGTAAGATGAACCGTAAAAGAGTAACGTCAGATCCTAATAGACAATATTGCATATGCAGGGGACATGTCCGGCGGTAAGAAAATGATAAGACCGATCTATAATGATATGAGGCATCGCCAACAAATTGACACACACCTCTCCGGACTCATGAGTCTAAAATCTCAGCCCGTTAGTAACCAAGTAAATGCACTATGTGCTACAACAAgtataagaaaataaagttaTGCTTTGACTAATAACTACACATTTGGTCTAGTGGTAATCGTTTGACCATAATACACACAAATCGAGAAAATAAGTCAGATTCACATATGATCATATCAATGCTTCGACCACCATGTACAACCGATTTTTGGTGAAGTAATTATATTACTTTGTTAGTATAATAACATTAATATGATGAGGAATCTTTATTAATAATCTTGTTAGTTTGCATGTATATGCTTATTTGCTTTGTATGAATCTTTTTTATGCTAGGACGTGCCTCCCAATTCCAAACCCACCGTCTTGCCTGTTAATGATTTTCTGTCTATCCCTATCACTTGTCACAGGTTGAATAGCCGGAGATCGGCGAAAACTTCATCCTCTATCGCACTGCCAAGGAGATATGGATGCTGCTCGAGAGTCATCTATTCTTCATGTGACAATACCTCTGAATTATTAATGCAGTTTCCGAGAACTGCATCAAGGGAAGTCTTACGTTACATATTACTTCAATTCTCTTACCCGACTATGGCAACAACTCAATCTTTTATAAATATTCAAAACAGATAGGTCCATGAGATTAATACAATACTATTTGGCTTATTCGCACACACGTGTCGTCATTCTTATTATCGAATCTTCCGATTGTGTCATCTTACAGTTATCCTCCATTTGAGAAATAAGGCACCAAAGACATCACAACCTAACTATTGTCGTATATTACTCATTCACATTTCCCCAAAACTAGAAAAGTTTATCCAAAGCCGAGTTGATACATCCTCAGAATAAATTCGTTATGAATCATACATCCACTTCCTTCATCTTTACTTTGCTTTCAACATGTGTTACTGTTTTCCGATTTCACACCCCTCTCAATCTTCTATGAACACCCAAAACATATTGGTCCATGAGTTGAACACAATACTATTTGGCTGATTCACGCACACGTGTAATTTTTATTGTCGGATCTTTCGATTGCGTCATCTTATAATTATCCTTCATATGatctttttataaatatttagatTGAGTCATTTTACAGTTATCTTTCATATGATCTTCGTATTTAAAGCAGCATTTATAATTTCCCACCGCTGCTAGCTTATATTTAACGACTAGAACTCAGACGAAATCACATCATTGGGGAAAAAAGTAACATTACCTTTCCTAATTATGCGTTGCAAATCAAggacaaaaaatataaaatattcaatcTAGTTACCATTATAATTTTCTATTTTAAAGAATCAACGCACTTACCAACCTAAAAAATAGTACAAAGTGACTATATATACAACAAAAAGCATGCAAACATATGATTAGATAAGGAATCCATCTGAAAAAATCAGATAGCAGCAGAACTCAAAGTAAAACTACATTCGCGAGCTAGAAATTGCTAGGGAAAAAAAACCGGCCAATCGGCCATACCTTGTGGAGATTGGCTGCCCCAGAAGCCCATAAACCACCACTCGGCCGCTTCGAATCCTTCATTAATCAAGATGATAAACTACTCATCAAACTCAAAAAGAAATCTAGTTGTCAATTCAATCTAAACTACGGAAAATTCCGAAAATCATGGAAAATAAATGAGTTTCCTATCCTATGGAATAGAAATGGTGCCACGTttagaaagaaaatgaagacccCGCGTCCTACGGTGAATGTGTGTGTAAGTTGGCTCTTCAGTTGCTTCAACAGCTCAACATACAATGGACTTTTAAACGATGTCATCTTGTCTATTAATTGGGGTGTGTGTGGGTCATCCAATCCAAATCATTTTTGAAAATCTAATGCCTAATtggcaatattttcaaatagaATTAATAACAACCATAGGCAACGGTTCGAAAATCGAAATAGGTCTAATGTGATATATGTGGTCTGTTTCTTCGTTATCATGAGATCAAAGTCAAACATGTCTTttgtttcataaaaaaaaaaatttgttagattgttttagtttaatattATGAAATAGATCTCATCTTATTTGATCAATGAAATTATTATGTTtaggaaaatttatatttttggttttatttatttttccctctttgtgaatttgatCTCCTAATTATCAAATTTCGGTTTTAGTATTgttatctttaatttttttgaaattttaattatttgttgaCGTGACGTTGACGTGGCAACACGTGACACTGATATGGCATAAACATGGTGCCACGTCACGTCAGCACTCCTGattaaaatttagcaacatagaTGACAAAATCATAAATAGATAAATATATAGGACCAAAATGGAGTTTTCCCTTTTTTATGtccaaaatattaattttcactgCAAGAAATTTTTTTCGTTTGTTAGGttataaaaaaattgtgtaATATATGGTGATTGGAatgcaaaatattatttttttaagtaaaaAATATATGGTGCAATATATGTTGAATTGAATAGATACTTTTCACTGTAaggccatctccaacccattACACTATCTTAGTGTCACACTAACTTTAAAATAGTGTAATTCTTACACTAAATCTAAAACTCATCTCCAACCCATCAACTCTAAACTCTACATCAAAAAGaatattctcagaatattccctattattttattcacaacaaataatttatttcacaaaatatttttaaacacaataattaaaatatcattaatatcTAAAATAATGTATATATCGAAATTCATTATAAATATACatgaattaaaaatttaattaaataatgttttttgAATTACGTTAaattttttagtatttaatattattattttaaatacttaagcTTAATACTTAATTGAATGTAATAATTGCTAATTAATcacataaaaaaatcaaaaaaaaaaaaacagaattaacgctattgctacagtattgcACCAATTTGGTGTAATACTGTAGCACACCACCAAAATAGAGTAGGAAATGGTGTTGGGTTGGAGAAGAAAAACTCACACCATGATGGAGTATTGCACCAACATGGTGTTGGGTTGGAGAAGAAAAACTCACACCATGATGGAGTATTGCACCAACATGGTGTTGGGTTGGAGATGGCCTAAGCATGGACTTGACACAAAAAATGCATCCATTTATCTGTTGGTTCCGGAAGAGTGAAGAAAAAAATCTGAAAGCTGTTCATAATATCTTGAAATAGATGTTTTTATGCTTATGACCATAACTCTAATTAGGTCGGGAAAGGAAGGAATGCAATACAGCACAATCTAAGGATTCATTCCCCTTCACAGCACTTGGCATGACTTCAATAGACCTCCATAACGGCACGTGCCCAAAGGGAAAACGTCTTCCCGCCTATAGAAAAAATGAAGTTCCCCCAATTTCTTCTTGGCTAGTGCATCTCGTTGACTTCGAGAATACATATGAACTCTGAGAAAAGGTCGACTTGATATGTTGTTCAATAGACCtctatataattttgatatgttatTTACAAACTATATATACCTCTTTGCTCATAAGTGAGATGACACTCACATAATGGatatacaattttttatatatttcatcACGTCCAATAGATCAGTCTCACATCAACGATGACATAGAAGTAGGCACAATTGGTGACATCACATAAAATTgataatatgtgtgtgtgtgaaacgatttttttttttttttttacttctttGTTCGGATTTTTCGGGTCATTGCTGATCTGAAAAAAATCATTGGATCTTCTTTGTGGTAGGGATGATTTGACTTTTGAgtagcataaaaaaaatatcgatGCAAGAGATTTAGTGTTAACATGCTTGGACAATTTTTAATGTAAGAAACATCATACATGGGCAGGGCAGGATGATTGAGACTGGTAGTTGACTGGGTATAAGGACGGGTTGTGACTTGTCTCGGCACGTATTTAAAACTATTACCAAATCATGAAATACCAAAAATATCTTTTTCagcattattaaaaaaaaaacccacaTTCTGTTGTTTTTCTTCAGATTACACCGTCGACTGACTTAATATAatttgttttattgtctttgaTAAATATGACTTCCACTTACAGTATATACACAAATTAACATTTCAAATCTTGTGTTCAACAATCAAGCTACAATTATAAAAGATACGAAACAATTGGAAGAGAAAATCCGGACTGCCAAATCTATCTGAGCGTAGTCTGTATGAAAAATATTCTCCCATAAAGTCAAGATACCACAATTTATTTTCGTTCAGTACAAGATATAAATATAATGTCCTCAAAGTTAGCCAAGGAAGCATGTCTTTCAGCAGCAAATAAATGGTAATGGAGCCATATCTTCAGTCTTCCCGAGTCTCATCCTTCACCCAAACAAACCGTATGAATGGGTAATAATTATAcaccaaaaacatttaaacCGACTCATGACCTTCAGCTGCTAGTTTTATTCGCTGGTGATGTTCAGCAATTTTGTAATCCACGATCTCCTTAAATAAATTGGAGTCAAGAACACAGTCAGGGCGTCCGTAAACAGCTGCTTGAACACTTGCCATGAGTTTCGCTATCTCACGGCCTGAAAATCCTTCTGTTTTCCGAGCAGCTTCTTTGATGTCATCGTCTGACAGATCTTTTATGGATATTTTTTGTGATTTCTTATTGAATAGGTGACTCCATTGGGAGTCCCTGCTGTCATCTTCTCCACAGAGGTACTTGGTCAAGTAAAGTTTCAGCAGTTTGAAACGTTCATTTTCCTGGGGAAGAGGGAATTCGATAACCTCATCAATCCGATCAGTCACAGCACTGTCAAGATCTCCTGGTCTGTTTGTGGCTAGAACAAGAACAACATCTCTAGACTGGTCTCCAGTACGGAAGAGCAAAGCATTAAGGGCACTTCTTTGAGCTTCGCTCATGTGTTTGCTGTTACGTCTGCATGAAAAGATATAGGGTTATGTTTAACACACATTAGTAGGAAAGAATATGTAATATTTATTGCTGTAAATTAATGCTTAGCAGCCTGAGATTTCTCTAAAGGTAGCAGCGCGGGAACTAAAAAATATATGAGGATTCATAAATACAATGAGTTGTGCATGaaaacatattatatttatggTGATTTTAAGTGTTCAGTAATAACTCCAGTCTGTCCAATACGTTTAAACGTTAAATTTCCCCTCCTTGGTAGCAGGCTAGCAGCTATAGCCAAAATATAACATTCAGGCCTTAGCATCATGATCACAGTCAATAAAAAAGTTACTTACTCGCATAGAAAAGCATCAGCCTCATCGATGAAGAGGAGCAAACCTTTCTTTGACTTTTTTGACCAATCAAATATGTCATGTATTTTGGTAACAGCTTGCGCTCCCAATGGTGCAACATCTCCTCCTGTCATCATGGCATAATCCAGGCCCTGCAAATATTAATCTGAAGTTGTTTATGTGCATGTGTTGTATGGAAGATCATAATACTCACTAGTCATTTAAGAAATCCGATATAAAGACATTGTACCGATTTTCGGGCTATTTCCCTAGCAACCATGGTTTTACCAGTACCAGGGGGTCCATAAAATAGCATATTCCGAAATGGTGCCTGGTGGACTTTGGTATTTGATGTAGCTCGAGCAAGGTGCTCTATTCTCTTTTGCAGAGTAGGATGCAGAACAATGTCTCCAAAGGCAGATTTATTTTGTGCAGGTGATGCCGCCCCAGCTACTGTACTATATTTAACCACTTTATCAGCTGCTCGAGAACCTATCCCTGACCATGGGAACTTTGCCATAGATGATTCCCGGATCAAAGATGGCTGACCAAGAATCCTATTGACATAGCCCCAGATAACTCGAGCACCTTCCCTGAGCACAAAAAGGATTTTAAGGTAAGAAGCTGCTTCTTCTAAGCACAATAACAACATTATAACTAACAAATTTTAAAGAATTACTAAAAATCAGTGTTTTGGTACAGCAAAGTATTCAAAAGTGAATTATTTCAGATTCCTGAAATCAGACTAGAATGACATGAGGACTGAGGTGAATAAGAATGAGATAGACATCAGTATTTAACTTGCACGATGAGCTCCATATGCTTCGGGCATGAAAGGCAGTAGCAAATTAGATGGATAAGAATACTCAGATGTTGCCCGTGCAAAACAACTGGAGTCAATAAAGAAACCGAGCCCACAAACACGAGTAGGAACAAAAACATTTAGCAGCATTAAATCACGTTTCCGATTTAAAAAATACGGTAAATAAAGTAATACGGGGAAAAAGGAATTAAACCTAGTGGTATAAACTCCGGCAGCTAATGCAGTAGCTCCTCCAACTGTCATCACTAACCG
Encoded here:
- the LOC140836413 gene encoding uncharacterized protein; its protein translation is MLGSRFSSWAALAAVATATAASSNASSNGVYADGRFRFNPFSSSASPPSPPPDASATNPTGTEHQPAVEVSKRGFDAESLERGAKALREINNSPYSKQVFEVMRKQEETRLAELAAEKANFEAIQAHADIDKQQKWAEDQRNLYQQHAQTKAQMMRYEDELTRKRMQTDNEAQRRHNAELVQMQEESSIRKEQARRATEEQIQAQQRHTEKEKAEIERETIRVKAMAEAEGRAHEAKLTEDHNRRMLLEKINGEREKWLAAINTTFSHIEGGFRVLLTDRSRLVMTVGGATALAAGVYTTREGARVIWGYVNRILGQPSLIRESSMAKFPWSGIGSRAADKVVKYSTVAGAASPAQNKSAFGDIVLHPTLQKRIEHLARATSNTKVHQAPFRNMLFYGPPGTGKTMVAREIARKSGLDYAMMTGGDVAPLGAQAVTKIHDIFDWSKKSKKGLLLFIDEADAFLCERNSKHMSEAQRSALNALLFRTGDQSRDVVLVLATNRPGDLDSAVTDRIDEVIEFPLPQENERFKLLKLYLTKYLCGEDDSRDSQWSHLFNKKSQKISIKDLSDDDIKEAARKTEGFSGREIAKLMASVQAAVYGRPDCVLDSNLFKEIVDYKIAEHHQRIKLAAEGHESV